Proteins from a genomic interval of Pantoea deleyi:
- the tus gene encoding DNA replication terminus site-binding protein, whose amino-acid sequence MTRYDLVADMHQCVNDLELALGELRQQIDAQPLLIARVFSLPPVVKGREHEAITRIAVDQHLGERARTMALDHYCRLFMQHQSEQLSTKAAVRLPGALCIECDAAREAELDALVTVINQLKARLEQLITVESGLPSEARFEFVHQHLRGLITLNAYRTITLLSAPDSLRFGWANKHIIKNLKREEVIAQLEKSLKAGRAQAPWSREQWAEKVQEELASVRALPDSARLKIKRPVKVQPVARVWRADEQKQTQLACPSPILVICRDRTQVPVLGELPDYDADNITHRHKPAAEPLNLLIPRLHLWVDCPI is encoded by the coding sequence ATGACCCGCTACGACTTAGTGGCTGATATGCATCAGTGTGTCAACGACCTGGAACTGGCGCTGGGCGAACTGCGCCAGCAGATTGACGCGCAGCCTCTGCTCATCGCCCGCGTGTTCAGCCTGCCGCCGGTGGTAAAAGGCCGCGAACATGAGGCAATTACCCGGATTGCCGTCGACCAGCATCTCGGCGAGCGCGCGCGGACGATGGCGCTGGATCACTACTGCCGCCTGTTTATGCAGCATCAGTCTGAACAGCTGAGCACTAAGGCCGCCGTGCGCTTGCCGGGTGCCCTCTGTATTGAGTGCGACGCGGCACGGGAAGCGGAGCTCGACGCGCTGGTGACGGTCATCAATCAGCTGAAAGCGCGGCTGGAGCAGCTGATTACGGTGGAGTCGGGCCTGCCAAGTGAAGCGCGCTTTGAGTTCGTCCACCAGCATCTGCGCGGGTTGATCACGCTGAACGCCTACCGCACCATCACCCTGCTCAGCGCACCAGACAGCCTGCGCTTCGGCTGGGCGAATAAGCACATCATCAAGAATCTCAAACGCGAAGAGGTGATCGCCCAGCTGGAAAAAAGCCTGAAAGCGGGACGCGCTCAGGCGCCCTGGTCACGCGAACAGTGGGCAGAAAAAGTGCAGGAGGAACTGGCCAGCGTGCGCGCCCTGCCCGACTCGGCACGGCTCAAAATCAAACGTCCGGTGAAAGTCCAGCCGGTGGCGCGCGTCTGGCGTGCCGATGAGCAAAAACAGACGCAGCTGGCGTGCCCGTCACCGATCCTGGTGATCTGTCGCGACCGCACTCAGGTGCCGGTGCTGGGCGAGTTGCCCGACTATGATGCGGATAACATTACGCATCGCCACAAGCCTGCTGCGGAACCACTGAATCTGCTGATCCCCAGACTGCATCTGTGGGTGGACTGCCCGATATAA